Part of the Sulfuricurvum kujiense DSM 16994 genome, TTCAAAAATGCCAAAATTGAGTCTTTGTCATTGACGATTTCTTCGGGGACACCGCCGATGACGCTGAGGCTCTTGACCAGTTCGATTTCGCTAAATTGGTCGAAATCGACTTCCAACTCACCGTACGGGAGACGTTTAGGAAGGTCGAGATGATCGAAGAGATACTCGAAATACTCTTTGGTGATACTGATCAGGTCTTTATAGGTTTTAAATGCCCAGTAAAATTCGATAGAGGTGAACTCTGGATTATGGGTAGCGTCCATCCCCTCGTTGCGGAAATTACGGTTGATTTCAAATACCGCTTCGAATCCGCCGACGATGAGGCGTTTGAGATAGAGTTCCGGTGCGATACGCAAATAGCGGTCGATCCCAAGAGCATTGTGATGGGTAACGAACGGCTTCGCGTTTGCTCCCCCCGCGATCGGGTGCATCATCGGCGTTTCGACCTCTAAAAATCCTTTGTCTTCGAAAAAGCGGCGGGTAAGGCTGATCACTTTGGAACGTATATGAAACGTTTTGCGAACTTCGGAGTTCATAATCAGATCAAGATAGCGTTGACGATAGCGCATCTCTTTGTCCTGAATCCCGTGGAATTTCTCAGGAAGAGGGGAGATCGCTTTGGTAAGGAGGGTTAGCTTGTCGGCATGGAGTGACAATTCGCCGTGTTGGGTTATAAACGGATAGCCGCTTACTTCGATGATGTCACCCACCTCGATCAGCTTTTTGAAAACGTCGTTGTAAAAATTTTCAGGAAGGTTGTCTCGGGCAACATAGATTTGGAGCATTCCGCTTTCGTCTTCGATTTTGACGAAACTCGCTTTACCCATCAATCGGTACAGTTTGATCCGTCCCGCAACGGTGTAGTGGCGGTGCTCATCCCGTTTTTCTTCTTTTTGAAAAAGATCGGAATTGACATTGTGAAATTTATCGATGGTCGTGTTGCGCTCTGAGTGGTTTGCATACGGATCGATTCCGAGTGCTCTTAGTGCTTCGGCTTTTTCGATCCGTTGTTGTACGTATTGGTTTTCAAATGCCAATGTTTTTCCTTTATTCGATAGTTATTTTTTAGAATCGGTTTGGCAGTTTTTACAGATGCCGTAAATTTGCATAGAGTGCTCCTGCATCACGAATCCAAGGGCTTCGGTGATCTCTTTTTGACGACGTTCGATCTCTTCATCGACGAATTCCGTGATGTTCCCGCACGAAGTACAGATGATGTGGTCATGATGATCCTTGGCACCGAGTTCGTATTTTTTTCCTTGCGCACCGAAAGAGAGAGAGGTAACCATCTCCGAATCTTCAAGCAAAGAGAGGGTACGGTAAACGGTTGCGATCCCCGTTCCCAATTCAGGATGTTTCTCCTGAATCAGATGATGCAGCCCTTCCGGGGTTAAATGCTCGTCGGAATTATAGAGCATCTCCAAAATGACTTCACGCTGAATCGTGAATTTTAGTCCGTTCTCTTTCAGCAATTGTTTGAAATCGCTTAAAAGCTTATTGTATTCGACGGTTCGTTCCGTAAAATCGGTATATGCATTCATCGGTTAATGATCCTTATCCGAGCTGTTGGTATCGGTTGCATTTTCATCACTGATCAATGATTTAATATCATCGGTTTCAATATGCAAAATGAAATTCCCCGTCGCAAACATCGGTTTATAAAAAAAGCTGTCAGCCATTTTCCCCTCAAAGTTTTCACGGATTGCCGTGACGCTGAAGAGGGCATAGACTATGATAGAGACAATAAAGAAAAACTTGCTGCTCCCCAATACAAATCCCAATACTCTGTCCAAGGGGCCCAAACCGCTTAAGCTGGTAAGCTTTTTAAATCCTGATCCGAGTGCGACCATTAAGAGCCAGAATATACCCAGGGCGAAAATAAATCCGACTAGATTAATGGCCGCCGAACTTTCAAAATGAAAAAGGACATCACTCAGAAACTTGCCGATAATCCCGCCCAAATGAGATGCGACAAAAACGCCTCCGACGATTCCGACAAGCCCGAAAACTTCTTTTGACAAACCGTTTAAAAGTCCTTTTAGCCCCAGTAGCAGGATTACCGATCCGACAACAAGATCAAAATAATTCAAATCCATTACAACTCCATCTCCAAACGGTCTTTACCGTTGTTTTTAGCCTTGTACAAAGCGGTGTCCGAACGCTGGATAATAGCGTCAATCGTATCGGTTTCTTTGATTTTCGTCATACCGATACTGAGCGTAACAGTAATTTGCTGGTTTTGGAAGAGAGGTTTATTGTTACGGCAAAGGGTTAACAGCCGTTCACCGACCAAACGCGCCCCTTCCAAATCGGTTCGGTTCAGCAAAATGATGAACTCTTCGCCTCCGAAACGATAGACCCGGTCACCGTCGCGCAGAGCTTTCTTAAATAACTTAGCCAAAAAGATAAGTACTTTATCACCCGCAATATGGCCGAATTTATCGTTAATCTGTTTAAAATTATCGGCATCGATCATAAAGCAGAAAATATCAAAATTAAGTTTGCCTTTGTCGAGTATCGTACGAAGGTGTTCGTTGAGCG contains:
- a CDS encoding Fur family transcriptional regulator; this encodes MNAYTDFTERTVEYNKLLSDFKQLLKENGLKFTIQREVILEMLYNSDEHLTPEGLHHLIQEKHPELGTGIATVYRTLSLLEDSEMVTSLSFGAQGKKYELGAKDHHDHIICTSCGNITEFVDEEIERRQKEITEALGFVMQEHSMQIYGICKNCQTDSKK
- a CDS encoding CvpA family protein, which produces MDLNYFDLVVGSVILLLGLKGLLNGLSKEVFGLVGIVGGVFVASHLGGIIGKFLSDVLFHFESSAAINLVGFIFALGIFWLLMVALGSGFKKLTSLSGLGPLDRVLGFVLGSSKFFFIVSIIVYALFSVTAIRENFEGKMADSFFYKPMFATGNFILHIETDDIKSLISDENATDTNSSDKDH
- the lysS gene encoding lysine--tRNA ligase, with protein sequence MAFENQYVQQRIEKAEALRALGIDPYANHSERNTTIDKFHNVNSDLFQKEEKRDEHRHYTVAGRIKLYRLMGKASFVKIEDESGMLQIYVARDNLPENFYNDVFKKLIEVGDIIEVSGYPFITQHGELSLHADKLTLLTKAISPLPEKFHGIQDKEMRYRQRYLDLIMNSEVRKTFHIRSKVISLTRRFFEDKGFLEVETPMMHPIAGGANAKPFVTHHNALGIDRYLRIAPELYLKRLIVGGFEAVFEINRNFRNEGMDATHNPEFTSIEFYWAFKTYKDLISITKEYFEYLFDHLDLPKRLPYGELEVDFDQFSEIELVKSLSVIGGVPEEIVNDKDSILAFLKSKNLEANAAMNLGQLQGELFDEFVEAKLINPTFITHYPVEISPLARRNDERPELTDRFELFIAGREIANAFSELNDPVDQLGRFEGQMAAKDSGDDEAHEMDEDFVTALSYGMAPTAGQGIGIDRLVMMLTNQHSIRDVLLFPAMKPIHNNQTNNGEEE